From the genome of Psychrilyobacter atlanticus DSM 19335, one region includes:
- a CDS encoding NUDIX hydrolase, translating to MKLSDLKFLKIELKDHPTRELKMEYINKPNAIGVMVLDEKEKKTLLVDQYRPGTNSHLLEIPAGIIEEGETAKSTLERELREETGYTMDDVEIIYESNEALASSPGYTTEKLYIYIVKLKSNEIKPLELELDETEDLITKWINLEEMEKITTDMKSLLTYYMYMNRNKQ from the coding sequence ATGAAATTATCAGACTTAAAGTTTTTAAAGATAGAGTTAAAAGATCATCCTACGAGGGAATTGAAGATGGAGTATATAAATAAACCAAATGCCATAGGTGTAATGGTATTAGATGAAAAAGAGAAAAAAACTCTCTTGGTAGATCAATATAGACCTGGAACAAATTCTCATCTATTGGAAATACCTGCAGGAATAATAGAAGAGGGAGAAACAGCTAAATCAACTTTGGAAAGAGAACTCAGGGAAGAAACAGGATATACAATGGATGATGTAGAAATAATATATGAATCCAATGAAGCTTTGGCCTCATCACCGGGGTACACTACCGAGAAATTGTATATTTATATAGTTAAATTAAAGAGTAATGAGATAAAACCATTGGAGTTAGAATTAGATGAAACAGAGGATCTCATAACTAAGTGGATAAATTTAGAAGAGATGGAAAAAATCACTACAGATATGAAGAGTTTGTTGACTTACTATATGTATATGAATAGAAATAAACAGTAA
- a CDS encoding aminopeptidase: MRKKLVEYAELAIKTGVNVQKDQIVSINAPMHSLEFVRELSKIAYERGAREVVYNWSDDQLTLMRFEKANDKAFEEFPKWDADRLNDLADKGACFLNVISPDPELLKDVDAKRVANWSKVRSQAIKGYYEKVLSDKNAWSIVAVPCEAWATKVFSGVSTEKAMDKLMEMILDMCRVDGEAISNWDQHNKNLTEKVNILNEKKFTAFHYKSEGTDLMVGMSKKQLWKAGASTTTGGVVFNPNLPTEEVFSLPNKNKVDGTLASKLPLNYNGNIIDNFTLTFEKGKVVEFTAEKGYEVLEGLLNTDEGARYLGEIALVQVDSPISNTNTLFYNTLFDENASCHFAFGAAYKSCIEGAENMTKEELETEGVNDSLVHVDFMVGSEDLSIDGIEEDGTITSIFRDGNWAI, encoded by the coding sequence ATGAGAAAGAAATTAGTAGAATATGCAGAATTAGCAATAAAAACAGGAGTAAATGTACAGAAAGATCAAATAGTAAGTATAAATGCGCCAATGCATTCGTTAGAATTTGTAAGAGAATTAAGTAAAATAGCTTATGAAAGAGGAGCGAGAGAAGTAGTATACAACTGGTCTGATGATCAATTAACTCTGATGAGATTTGAAAAAGCAAACGATAAAGCTTTTGAAGAGTTTCCTAAATGGGATGCAGATAGGTTAAATGATTTAGCTGATAAAGGAGCTTGTTTTTTAAATGTAATCTCTCCAGACCCAGAATTGTTAAAAGATGTAGATGCTAAAAGAGTAGCGAACTGGTCAAAAGTGAGATCACAAGCTATAAAAGGGTACTATGAAAAAGTATTATCTGATAAAAACGCTTGGAGTATAGTTGCAGTACCTTGTGAAGCTTGGGCAACTAAGGTATTCTCTGGAGTTTCTACAGAAAAGGCGATGGATAAATTAATGGAAATGATACTAGATATGTGTAGAGTAGACGGAGAAGCTATCTCTAACTGGGATCAACATAATAAGAACTTAACAGAAAAAGTAAATATTTTAAATGAAAAGAAATTTACCGCATTTCACTACAAATCAGAAGGGACTGACTTAATGGTAGGGATGTCAAAAAAGCAGTTATGGAAAGCAGGAGCATCAACAACGACAGGTGGAGTAGTATTTAATCCTAATTTACCGACAGAAGAAGTGTTCTCATTACCAAATAAAAATAAAGTAGATGGAACTTTAGCAAGTAAGCTACCATTAAACTACAATGGAAACATAATCGACAACTTTACGTTAACTTTTGAAAAAGGAAAAGTAGTAGAATTTACAGCTGAAAAAGGATATGAAGTATTAGAAGGTTTATTAAACACAGATGAGGGAGCTAGATACTTGGGCGAAATTGCTTTAGTACAAGTGGATTCTCCTATTTCTAATACAAATACTTTATTCTATAACACTTTATTTGATGAAAATGCATCTTGTCATTTTGCATTTGGGGCAGCTTACAAGAGTTGTATAGAAGGTGCAGAAAATATGACCAAGGAAGAATTAGAAACTGAAGGGGTAAATGACAGTTTGGTACATGTAGATTTCATGGTAGGATCAGAAGATCTGTCTATCGATGGAATTGAAGAGGATGGAACTATAACATCTATATTTAGAGATGGGAACTGGGCAATATAG
- a CDS encoding rod shape-determining protein translates to MSFPGFKFQKSIGIDLGTANTLVYNKQKEEIVLNEPSVVAVDRETKKVLAVGKEAKDMLGKTPDHIMAVRPLREGVIADYDITEAMIKYFIKKVFGKLNMVLPEVMICVPIEVTGVEKRAVLEAAISAGAKRAYLIEEARAAALGAGIDISAPEGNMIVDIGGGSTDIAVISLGGTIVSKSIRIAGNNFDEDIIKYIKRRHNLLIGEKTAEEIKIKIGTAIPLEEDETMIIKGRDLMTGLPKPLEINSSEVLEAIKDSLDAIVTSVKQVLEKTPPELSADIVDKGIVMAGGGSMIRNFPELLAKNTLLNVVLADNALESVVLGAGLALDKLAVLRKIEKAER, encoded by the coding sequence ATGAGTTTTCCAGGCTTTAAATTTCAAAAGAGTATAGGGATAGACCTTGGGACTGCAAATACATTGGTATATAACAAGCAAAAAGAAGAGATTGTTTTGAATGAACCATCTGTAGTGGCTGTAGACAGGGAAACAAAGAAAGTTTTAGCAGTAGGAAAAGAAGCAAAGGATATGTTAGGGAAGACACCTGATCACATAATGGCGGTAAGACCCTTAAGAGAGGGAGTTATAGCTGATTACGACATTACAGAAGCGATGATAAAATATTTTATAAAAAAAGTATTCGGTAAGTTAAATATGGTATTACCAGAAGTAATGATCTGTGTTCCTATCGAAGTAACTGGGGTAGAAAAAAGAGCTGTATTGGAAGCTGCAATTTCAGCAGGAGCAAAGAGAGCATATTTAATAGAGGAAGCCAGAGCTGCAGCTTTAGGAGCGGGGATAGATATCTCAGCTCCTGAAGGAAATATGATAGTAGATATTGGTGGAGGATCTACAGATATAGCTGTAATTTCATTGGGTGGAACTATTGTAAGTAAATCTATTAGAATTGCAGGGAATAACTTCGATGAGGACATCATAAAATACATAAAGAGAAGACATAATCTATTGATTGGGGAAAAAACTGCTGAAGAGATCAAAATCAAGATAGGTACTGCGATTCCTTTAGAAGAAGATGAAACTATGATAATTAAAGGAAGAGACCTTATGACAGGATTACCAAAACCATTAGAGATAAACTCTAGTGAAGTATTAGAGGCTATAAAAGATTCTTTAGATGCTATAGTAACTAGTGTTAAGCAAGTGTTAGAAAAAACACCACCGGAATTATCAGCTGATATAGTAGATAAGGGGATAGTTATGGCAGGTGGAGGATCGATGATTAGAAACTTCCCGGAATTACTTGCTAAAAACACCCTTTTAAATGTAGTTTTAGCTGATAATGCTTTGGAATCAGTGGTACTAGGTGCTGGATTAGCCTTGGATAAATTAGCTGTTCTTAGAAAAATTGAGAAGGCTGAAAGATAA
- a CDS encoding Mini-ribonuclease 3, which yields MDNIRIKELNGLSLAYLGDAVWELRLRERFVARNLKVKDLNKLVKAHVSAVAQSKIYLSVIDELEDEYRACARRARNSKISTFPKSCTMKEYKNATAFEALIAMCYINKREDIIEGIIDNYVFEKKNDEK from the coding sequence ATGGACAATATAAGGATAAAAGAATTAAATGGGTTATCATTGGCATATTTAGGAGATGCAGTTTGGGAATTGAGACTTAGGGAAAGATTTGTAGCGAGAAACCTCAAAGTAAAAGATCTGAATAAATTAGTGAAAGCTCATGTGAGTGCTGTGGCACAAAGTAAGATATATTTAAGCGTCATAGATGAGTTAGAAGATGAATATAGAGCTTGTGCTAGAAGAGCTAGAAATTCAAAAATTTCAACTTTTCCAAAATCATGTACTATGAAGGAATATAAAAACGCAACAGCATTTGAAGCGTTGATTGCCATGTGTTATATAAATAAAAGGGAAGATATAATAGAGGGAATTATAGATAATTATGTATTTGAAAAGAAAAATGATGAGAAATAA
- the cysS gene encoding cysteine--tRNA ligase has product MIKIHNTLTKKLEEFVPIEPGMVKMYVCGPTVYNYIHIGNARPAIFFDTVRRYFEYRDYKVKYVQNFTDVDDKMIEKANAEGVTVKDIADKYIAAYLQDTKQVNLKEEGMMRPKATDHIKEMIKSIKILESKGYAYESHGDVYFDVEKYKDNYGELSGQKIEDLKAGARIEVTDIKKSSVDFALWKTAKEGELSWGSPWGKGRPGWHIECSAMSEKYLGASFDIHGGGQDLIFPHHENEIAQSKCSYGGDYARYWIHNGYINIKGEKMSKSKGNFFLLREILEDYEGKVVRFFMLSSHYRKPIDFSETELNMAKSAINRIENSMLAMLEKLDTENSTEGSDGTELRAVLESSKIRFVEAMDEDFNTAQAIGVLFELIKEANKSMEHQLNNAGKEVLKDVYTFIKTTLIDVLGVEIVVEKQIKNLTTELLELLKEINIEKPSEFNEENLTVKLIEFLIEQRKVAKKDRNFALSDEIRDKMAGIGIKIKDGREKTTWTI; this is encoded by the coding sequence ATGATTAAGATACACAATACACTTACTAAAAAATTAGAAGAGTTTGTTCCTATAGAACCTGGTATGGTGAAGATGTATGTTTGTGGACCAACAGTATACAACTATATCCATATAGGGAATGCAAGACCTGCTATCTTTTTTGACACAGTGAGAAGATACTTTGAATATAGAGATTATAAAGTTAAATATGTACAAAATTTTACAGATGTAGATGACAAGATGATAGAAAAAGCTAACGCTGAAGGGGTAACTGTAAAGGATATAGCTGACAAATATATTGCGGCTTATCTGCAAGATACAAAACAGGTAAACCTGAAAGAAGAGGGAATGATGAGACCGAAGGCTACCGACCACATCAAAGAAATGATAAAATCTATCAAGATATTGGAGAGTAAAGGTTATGCATATGAATCTCATGGAGATGTATATTTTGATGTAGAGAAATATAAAGACAATTATGGTGAATTATCTGGGCAAAAAATTGAAGATTTAAAAGCCGGTGCCAGAATAGAGGTTACTGACATAAAAAAATCATCTGTAGATTTTGCTCTTTGGAAAACTGCCAAAGAAGGGGAACTTTCTTGGGGGTCACCTTGGGGTAAAGGTAGACCAGGATGGCACATTGAGTGTAGCGCAATGAGTGAAAAATATTTAGGAGCATCTTTTGATATTCATGGAGGGGGACAGGACCTTATATTCCCACATCATGAAAATGAGATAGCTCAATCAAAGTGTTCTTATGGTGGAGACTATGCTAGGTATTGGATTCATAATGGGTATATCAACATCAAAGGGGAAAAGATGTCTAAGTCTAAGGGAAATTTTTTCCTACTTCGTGAAATCTTAGAAGATTATGAAGGAAAAGTTGTTAGATTCTTCATGCTTTCATCTCATTATAGAAAACCAATTGATTTTTCTGAAACAGAATTAAATATGGCTAAGAGTGCAATAAATAGAATTGAAAACAGTATGCTGGCTATGCTGGAAAAATTAGATACTGAAAATTCAACTGAAGGCAGTGATGGAACAGAGTTAAGGGCTGTTTTAGAGAGTTCTAAAATAAGATTTGTAGAAGCTATGGATGAGGATTTCAACACCGCTCAAGCTATAGGTGTGTTGTTTGAACTTATAAAAGAAGCTAATAAATCTATGGAGCACCAACTAAATAATGCTGGAAAAGAAGTTTTAAAAGATGTGTATACATTTATAAAAACAACTTTAATAGATGTATTAGGAGTGGAGATTGTAGTTGAAAAGCAGATCAAAAACCTGACTACAGAATTACTGGAGCTTCTAAAAGAAATCAATATAGAAAAGCCTTCTGAATTTAATGAAGAAAATTTAACTGTAAAATTAATTGAATTTTTAATAGAGCAGAGAAAGGTAGCTAAAAAAGATAGAAACTTTGCATTATCGGATGAAATTAGAGATAAGATGGCTGGAATTGGTATAAAAATAAAGGACGGAAGGGAAAAAACTACATGGACAATATAA
- a CDS encoding nitrilase-related carbon-nitrogen hydrolase, which translates to MKLAVAQINPTLGNVEKNKIKMISYIEDAIKNGVELVVFPELSLTGYLLEELTYDVAGIPEEFYELSKKISILFGGIEESKDYYYYNSAFYLEDGELQHTHRKIYLPTYGLFDEGRYLKSGNEVKAFDTKFGRFGVLICEDAWHLSNPYVLSMDGADYVFTLANSPSRGAQGTKLSPNQTWDEMMKTYSKLLTSFYVFAHRVGYEDGVNFFGGSRVYSPNGDVLGEAKTFEEEMIITNLDKRDLRRARINNPVMRDEKPELVMRSLKNIIG; encoded by the coding sequence ATGAAATTAGCAGTAGCACAAATAAATCCAACACTTGGGAATGTAGAAAAAAATAAGATAAAGATGATATCATATATAGAAGATGCTATAAAAAATGGAGTGGAACTGGTAGTTTTTCCAGAACTATCTTTGACTGGATACCTGTTAGAGGAATTGACATATGATGTGGCAGGAATCCCGGAAGAATTTTATGAGCTGAGCAAAAAAATAAGTATTTTATTTGGTGGTATAGAGGAAAGCAAGGATTACTATTACTATAATTCGGCTTTCTATTTAGAGGATGGAGAATTACAACACACCCACAGAAAAATATATCTGCCTACCTATGGTCTTTTTGATGAGGGAAGATACTTAAAATCTGGAAATGAAGTGAAAGCATTTGATACGAAATTTGGTAGATTTGGTGTCTTGATCTGTGAAGATGCTTGGCATCTTTCAAATCCTTATGTATTGAGCATGGATGGAGCTGACTATGTTTTTACCTTGGCAAACAGCCCGTCAAGGGGAGCTCAGGGAACAAAACTATCTCCTAATCAAACTTGGGATGAGATGATGAAGACTTATTCTAAATTACTCACAAGTTTTTATGTCTTTGCCCACAGGGTAGGATATGAAGATGGGGTAAACTTCTTTGGTGGATCTAGAGTGTATTCTCCCAATGGGGATGTTTTAGGCGAAGCTAAAACTTTTGAGGAGGAAATGATAATAACAAATTTAGATAAGAGAGATTTAAGAAGAGCTAGGATAAATAACCCTGTGATGAGAGATGAAAAACCAGAATTAGTTATGAGAAGTTTAAAGAATATAATTGGATAA
- the ispD gene encoding 2-C-methyl-D-erythritol 4-phosphate cytidylyltransferase codes for MYSSNSEIDYYYIVAAAGVGKRMGLDYPKQFLEVDGKPIFIKTLEVIEKNQRVRGIVVVTNEEYISEVKKICEAFKIDKVIDVVSGGKERQDSIYNALEQIPKESIIGVQDGVRPFIQDRYIEESYTKLMTETNLDGVIIGVPVKDTIKVVNSEGKVVETPKRDCLFAAQTPQVFRGEILHRSYEQARQQRFLGTDDSSLVEKAGGSVGIILGSYENIKITTPEDLLIFSKKIN; via the coding sequence ATGTACAGTAGTAACTCTGAAATAGATTATTATTATATAGTAGCAGCAGCAGGGGTTGGTAAGAGGATGGGGCTTGACTACCCCAAACAATTTTTAGAGGTCGATGGGAAACCTATATTTATAAAGACTCTGGAAGTGATTGAAAAAAATCAGAGAGTAAGAGGAATTGTAGTTGTAACCAACGAAGAGTATATATCCGAAGTGAAAAAGATATGTGAAGCCTTTAAAATAGATAAGGTAATAGATGTAGTTAGCGGTGGAAAGGAAAGACAGGATTCTATCTATAATGCATTGGAGCAGATCCCAAAAGAGAGTATAATTGGAGTTCAAGATGGAGTAAGACCTTTTATACAGGATAGATATATAGAAGAGTCTTATACCAAACTGATGACGGAAACTAATTTGGATGGTGTAATTATAGGAGTACCTGTAAAAGACACTATAAAGGTAGTTAATTCAGAAGGGAAGGTAGTGGAGACTCCTAAAAGAGATTGTCTCTTTGCAGCCCAGACTCCTCAAGTGTTTAGAGGAGAAATCCTGCATAGAAGTTATGAACAGGCTAGGCAACAAAGGTTTTTAGGGACAGATGATTCATCTTTGGTGGAAAAAGCAGGGGGATCTGTGGGGATTATCTTGGGAAGTTATGAAAATATAAAGATAACTACACCAGAAGACCTATTGATTTTTTCTAAGAAAATAAATTAG
- a CDS encoding endonuclease MutS2 — protein MNEHSLSVLEFDKVKENISGYAILDETKGKILDVVPMKDINSIKKELENVQDFMDMLKYDGGIELSEIKNIVMYLKKTSLIGTYLDVDDLYHIARNLRVFRVIKTKFQELEVKYRGLHMRFKDTPTYKGIEELIEAVIDNQKEIKDTASLDLKDIRYSKKLIQNNIKRKFDDLISNPTYAKAIQEKIVTVRDGRSVIPVKTDFKGQIKGIEHDRSSSGQTVFIEPISVVSLNNKMRELEVREREEIRKILLRLTDNLRANLDGLMEVGEALLVLDYLNAKCSYGLDNKCIIPKLNQREYISIVEGRHPLINPREVVPLTFELGKNYNSLLITGPNTGGKTVALKTAGLLTVMTLSGIPITASDKTDIGYFSGVYADIGDEQSIEQNLSSFSAHLKNIQTILVGVTKASLVLLDELGSGTDPIEGSAFAMAVIDYLKEKKCKSMISTHYSEVKAHGYNEDGIETASMEFDPETLSPTYRLLMGIPGESNALTIAKRLGILPEVIEKAKSYISDEDKKVEGMITNIKEQSDELEKANEEVKQLKSEAEKLKDQYAEKVRTLEKEKEEILEKAYKESEQMMKNMQAKAKALVDKIQREDNKKDEVKDVQKSLNMLRNSMVEEKKRKLMMKPKVVRKISYGVGDKVFVKSLKQHAVILRLFMNKDQAQVQAGILKMVVSLEDIGIMKDEKKKTYTKMHSHKGSSATYKIDLRGQMVDEAINELENYMDRATLNGYTDIQVVHGKGTGQLRKGIQEYLKSCRYVASFRDANMNEGGLGCTVVTLK, from the coding sequence ATGAATGAACATAGTTTAAGCGTATTAGAGTTTGATAAGGTAAAGGAAAACATAAGTGGATATGCTATTTTAGATGAAACTAAGGGGAAAATATTAGATGTTGTTCCCATGAAAGATATAAATAGTATAAAGAAAGAATTAGAGAATGTGCAAGATTTTATGGACATGTTGAAGTATGATGGTGGTATTGAACTATCAGAGATAAAAAATATAGTGATGTATTTAAAGAAGACCAGTCTGATAGGAACTTATTTAGATGTAGACGATCTCTATCATATTGCTAGGAATTTAAGAGTATTTAGAGTTATAAAAACTAAATTTCAAGAATTAGAAGTGAAATACAGAGGACTGCATATGAGGTTTAAAGATACACCTACATATAAGGGAATAGAAGAGTTGATAGAGGCGGTTATAGATAATCAAAAAGAAATAAAAGACACAGCCTCTCTAGATCTAAAAGATATTAGGTATAGTAAAAAGCTAATTCAAAATAATATTAAAAGAAAATTTGATGATCTTATTTCAAATCCTACATATGCTAAGGCTATCCAAGAAAAAATAGTTACAGTCAGGGATGGTAGAAGTGTAATACCTGTAAAAACAGATTTTAAAGGTCAGATTAAAGGAATAGAGCACGACAGGTCATCTAGTGGTCAGACGGTATTTATAGAGCCTATAAGTGTAGTTTCGTTGAACAACAAGATGAGAGAATTAGAGGTAAGGGAAAGAGAGGAGATAAGAAAGATCCTGTTGAGGCTTACCGACAACCTGAGAGCGAACTTAGATGGATTGATGGAAGTAGGAGAAGCTCTTTTAGTTTTAGATTATTTAAATGCTAAGTGTAGTTATGGATTGGATAATAAATGTATAATCCCTAAATTAAATCAGAGGGAATATATTTCCATTGTAGAAGGTAGACATCCACTTATCAATCCTAGAGAAGTTGTACCTTTAACTTTTGAATTAGGAAAAAATTATAACAGTTTATTGATTACCGGGCCAAATACCGGTGGTAAAACAGTAGCTTTAAAAACAGCAGGATTATTGACTGTGATGACGTTATCCGGAATACCTATTACAGCTAGTGATAAAACAGATATAGGATACTTTAGTGGTGTCTATGCTGATATAGGTGATGAACAAAGTATTGAACAGAACCTGTCATCTTTTTCGGCACATCTAAAAAATATTCAAACTATCCTGGTAGGAGTTACTAAAGCTAGTTTAGTACTGTTAGATGAGTTAGGTTCAGGAACAGACCCTATAGAGGGATCGGCATTTGCCATGGCAGTTATAGATTATCTCAAGGAAAAAAAGTGTAAATCAATGATATCTACCCATTACAGTGAAGTAAAAGCTCATGGATATAACGAGGATGGGATAGAAACAGCCTCTATGGAATTTGATCCTGAGACGCTGTCACCTACTTACAGATTACTTATGGGAATTCCAGGGGAGAGTAACGCTCTTACTATTGCCAAAAGATTGGGAATACTTCCAGAAGTAATTGAAAAAGCAAAAAGTTATATCAGTGATGAGGATAAAAAAGTAGAGGGAATGATAACTAACATAAAGGAACAATCAGATGAGTTGGAAAAAGCTAACGAAGAGGTAAAACAGTTAAAATCGGAAGCTGAAAAACTAAAGGACCAGTATGCTGAAAAGGTAAGAACATTGGAAAAAGAAAAAGAGGAGATACTGGAAAAAGCATACAAAGAGTCGGAGCAGATGATGAAAAATATGCAGGCTAAGGCAAAAGCTTTAGTTGATAAGATTCAAAGGGAAGACAATAAAAAAGATGAGGTAAAGGATGTTCAAAAAAGTTTGAATATGTTGAGAAACTCTATGGTGGAAGAAAAAAAGAGAAAATTAATGATGAAACCAAAAGTTGTCAGAAAGATATCTTATGGGGTAGGAGATAAGGTCTTTGTAAAGAGTTTGAAACAGCATGCAGTGATCCTTCGTCTATTTATGAATAAGGATCAGGCTCAAGTACAGGCAGGAATCTTAAAGATGGTAGTTTCATTAGAAGATATAGGAATAATGAAAGATGAGAAGAAAAAAACATATACTAAGATGCACAGCCATAAAGGAAGCAGTGCGACCTATAAGATCGACCTAAGAGGTCAGATGGTAGATGAAGCAATCAATGAATTAGAAAATTATATGGATAGAGCCACATTGAACGGCTATACCGATATTCAGGTAGTTCATGGAAAGGGAACTGGACAGTTAAGAAAAGGGATCCAGGAGTACCTTAAAAGTTGCAGATATGTAGCTAGTTTTAGAGATGCAAATATGAATGAAGGTGGATTAGGATGTACAGTAGTAACTCTGAAATAG
- the rpmB gene encoding 50S ribosomal protein L28 — protein MKRCEITGKGITFGHSISHAHNMNKRIWKPNLQTVKVEINGQLTKVKVCVKMLRSLKAADSVEIARILKKNAATLSPRINKVLSK, from the coding sequence ATGAAAAGATGTGAAATCACTGGTAAAGGAATTACTTTCGGACACAGTATCTCTCATGCTCATAACATGAACAAGAGAATATGGAAGCCAAACTTACAAACAGTTAAAGTTGAAATCAACGGTCAATTAACTAAAGTAAAAGTTTGTGTTAAAATGTTAAGATCTTTAAAAGCTGCAGATTCAGTTGAAATTGCTAGAATTTTAAAGAAAAATGCCGCTACTTTAAGCCCAAGAATAAACAAGGTTTTAAGCAAGTAA
- a CDS encoding DUF2721 domain-containing protein, whose protein sequence is MNYAIPALLFSGISMFFNGYTIRYLNLSKLIRDFHNHPDKDCNIKAQISNFRLRVKYIKWIQFFSVFSLFLATLSTFTIFFEYIQIGWALFIFSIISFLISLIISALEIKISTIALNISLKDGGDPRCS, encoded by the coding sequence ATGAACTATGCCATTCCAGCGTTATTATTTTCAGGAATTTCTATGTTTTTCAATGGTTATACAATTAGATATTTAAATCTATCTAAGTTGATCAGAGATTTTCATAATCATCCAGATAAAGATTGTAATATCAAAGCCCAAATTTCAAATTTTAGACTACGGGTAAAATATATTAAATGGATACAATTTTTTTCTGTATTTTCATTGTTTTTAGCGACCCTTTCTACATTTACTATTTTTTTTGAATATATTCAGATAGGATGGGCTTTATTTATTTTTTCCATAATCAGTTTTTTAATATCTCTCATTATTTCTGCCTTAGAAATTAAAATTTCTACAATAGCTTTAAACATTTCCTTAAAAGATGGAGGCGACCCAAGATGCAGTTAA
- a CDS encoding DUF2721 domain-containing protein, translating to MQLTLTTPALIFSTISLLLLAYTSRFLALSNLIRSLHNQATQEVNRVDILLPQIENLKLRIKIIKNMQLIGIISLFFCVFSMFLIFLQQIVLAEFVFAGSLILLMISLSLSAIEINISVKALNIELSQCIGDQCKIVK from the coding sequence ATGCAGTTAACACTTACAACCCCAGCATTAATTTTTTCTACTATTTCACTTCTACTCTTAGCCTATACAAGTAGATTTCTGGCTCTAAGTAACCTTATTAGATCTCTTCATAACCAGGCGACCCAAGAGGTAAATAGAGTCGACATACTCCTGCCTCAAATAGAGAATTTAAAATTAAGGATAAAAATCATAAAAAATATGCAGCTAATAGGGATTATTTCTCTATTTTTCTGTGTTTTTTCCATGTTTTTAATATTTTTACAACAGATTGTCCTAGCAGAATTTGTCTTTGCAGGAAGCTTAATTTTACTAATGATCTCGCTATCTCTTTCCGCTATAGAGATAAATATCTCTGTAAAAGCACTGAATATAGAGTTAAGCCAATGCATAGGAGACCAATGTAAAATAGTAAAATAA